A stretch of Gouania willdenowi chromosome 21, fGouWil2.1, whole genome shotgun sequence DNA encodes these proteins:
- the wars2 gene encoding tryptophan--tRNA ligase, mitochondrial — protein MALPLRTNFKHFFRFIHGFNPTKRSLCAGNEERKGSSRVFSGIQPTGVPHLGNFLGALENWVSLQEQHSSVLYSIVDLHSITQPQDPTLLRENILDMAASLLACGIDPEKVILFQQSQVSEHAELSWILGCLTSMPRLRHLPQWKMKSKVKQEGSVGLYTYPVLQAADILLYKSTHVPVGEDQVQHLELAQDLARIFNHHYGDVFPEPCALLSSTRKVKSLRDPTNKMSKSDPQKMATITITDSPDDIALKIRRAVTDFTSDVSFDPERRPGVSNLVTIHAATAGISVDEALRGAAGLDTGAYKTLVTEAVVQRLQPIREQIHRLRAEPAHLEQVLSRGNSRAKELASPVIAEVRHRVGFT, from the exons GAGCGTAAAGGAAGCAGCCGTGTGTTTTCAGGCATACAGCCCACCGGAGTGCCCCACCTGGGTAACTTCCTGGGAGCTCTGGAGAACTGGGTGTCGTTGCAGGAGCAGCACTCGTCGGTGCTCTACAGCATCGTTGACCTTCACTCCATCACACAACCTCAGGACCCAACGCTGCTCAGAGAAAACATCCTGGACATGGCAGCCAGCCTGCTGGCCTGTGGCATCGACCCAGAGAAGGTGATCCTCTTCCAGCAGTCCCAG GTCTCAGAGCACGCTGAGCTCTCCTGGATCCTGGGCTGTTTGACCAGCATGCCACGCCTCCGTCATCTACCTCAGTGGAAG ATGAAGAGCAAAGTGAAGCAGGAGGGCAGCGTTGGTCTCTACACGTATCCTGTCCTCCAGGCCGCTGATATTCTCCTCTACAA GTCCACTCACGTCCCAGTGGGAGAGGACCAGGTCCAGCACCTGGAGCTGGCTCAGGATCTGGCTCGTATCTTTAACCATCACTATGGAGACGTGTTCCCAGAACCGTGCGCTCTGCTCA GCTCTACTAGAAAGGTCAAATCCCTGCGTGACCCCACCAACAAAATGTCAAAGTCCGACCCTCAGAAAATggccaccatcaccatcaccgaCTCTCCAGACGACATCGCCCTGAAGATCCGCCGCGCCGTCACCGACTTCACCTCCGACGTCAGCTTTGATCCAGAGAGACGCCCGGGGGTGTCCAACCTGGTGACCATCCACGCCGCCACGGCCGGGATCAGCGTGGACGAGGCCCTGAGGGGGGCCGCGGGGCTGGACACGGGGGCCTATAAGACCCTGGTGACGGAGGCTGTGGTTCAGAggctgcagccaatcagagagcagaTCCACAGGCTCAGGGCGGAGCCAGCACATCTGGAGCAGGTGCTGAGTCGGGGAAACAGCAGAGCAAAGGAACTGGCTTCACCTGTGATCGCTGAGGTCCGACACAGGGTGGGCTTCACCTGA